The Rosa chinensis cultivar Old Blush chromosome 7, RchiOBHm-V2, whole genome shotgun sequence DNA segment tGGAACTTGCATAACAATGGCTGCAATTTCAAGACCTGGATGCAGAGCTGCAAATGGCCATGCTGGAGAATCGGAATCACTGCTCTTGTGTTGAGATTTGACCTTCGTTGGACAAGACCCATCACCCAACTTTAAAGTTGCACCCTCCGTGCTCTGATTGGAACCTTTGGGATGTTTAGCATCATCAAGGGTACAATTAGAGTGTGCTTTTTCTGCTGCAATCTGCCTTGCATGGCAGATATCATACAAACCAAACTCTGTCACCATGGAATTGTCAAAAGCTCCATCTCTTAGTTCTGAACATAGATAACAAGAAACTGGCATCTGTCCCACCATTGAAGAATCTCTATCGCTACCATGCAATCCCACACCGCTGGCATTGCTCTTCTTTCTACCACCAACGGCATGAAAGGTATACACCCAGTTAAAACCATTATCCGCTTTCCATGTCCTGGCCACAAAGACATCTTCTGATCCCTTCAACGAGAACTCAAAAAATGGCATTCcatgtttattttgtaatttaagATGGCCATGTAGGTGAACCGGTGAAGATGCTACACTAGACTGGTGGTTATCTTGGTTGATACACAGAGAATCACAACCTGCATTCTGTACCTTATTTGCAAAGACAGGTAACAAAGATTTTTGATATGTCCTGCTTTTTGTCATGTCCACCATTCCAGTTGTTTTGGCTCCCCCAGGTTCCACAACATAACTTGGACTTCGCAATGACTTGGACTTCATGAATGGATCAAACATTTTTCTTAAATTGTTGAACCGGGCCTTTGAGCTCACACTGGACGAGCGATCACTCTCCGATGGAGAAGGAGTATGAAGCATTTCCAACTTAGCAGAAAATGACTTGGGCAATTTGTGAACTTCATCTCTTTCAAGAAGTTCATTTCCGTTGTTTAGAGGTCCAGCAACTGGATCACTTCTTAGATTCAAACGCATTGGATCTTCTCCTAAAGCTTCAGCTGAGTGCTCTTCCCTGTCATCTAGATCCACACAAATTTCAAGAATGCTATCCAATGAACACGGCTCTACATGAGGCCTTCCAGCAGATGGTACATTCAGTTCGGGTTTCAAAGACAGTACGGAAGACCTATTCTGTGGGCTTTCATCACCTGAACTACGCAACGAATCGACAATTCTGTAAGAGAAAGACGAGTCACTACATCGTGACTTTTCAATCTTTTTCCTTCCCTCAGCAGTGCCCATTTTCTTAATTTCCCTAACCTCCTTGGAGTTTTGATATATAGAACCTCGCTTAAGTTCTATGTTAACTTCCTGTCCAACAGGTCTAGATGGTACCTTACAAGAAGTGCTGCGATAGCGCTGAAAGCTGATTTCCACAAACCCCTCCTTGATGCTCAATAGATCATCTTTGCGTGGCGGTCTACCTTTTGTGCTTCTCTTTTCAACACAGGAATGCCGATGAGTTGGAAGAACAGTGTTGGGACTCAGACCCACTCTGCAGTTTTTCTCGAACTCCATCTCTAGTCCCATTGACAGATCTGAAGTTCTGCAAAAATCAGAAACAGAAGATAGAAATCATGACCTGAAGGACAAATGGGTATGCACACACCATCTATGATCTTCAAAACTAAATTCTTTCACCAAACTCGTGCCCTCATTGAATTATACAAAATACGCCAGAGTAAAAGCATTCAGCTTCAAATTTACCAAGAAAGGTTGAAATCGATAACATCTAAACAAAATTAGCACTATGTGCCAAACCGCCTTCTTTGAGAAAAGTCAAATTTGAAGCTCAGCAACAGACAATTGATAAGACCTATGCTTTTCTTTTGTCATGACAACAGCAGAAGAAATCACAAACAAGCATAAAACCAAACTTCAAATAGAAATAGACTTACAGTAAGACACTGAAAGGGATGGCAATGCATTTTCTAGTTGCAACAATCACATTCTCAATAGCTACAAGCTCAAATTCCCACCCCTGGAGTAaaattccaaaaacaaaaaacaaaaaacaaaaaattatcttgAACCTTCCCAAATACCAATTTTTGGAAAGGCAATCAACCCATCAATGATTCCAAGCTTTGGAATCACATAAACCTCAAACCACCCAAACTCTGATCTCTGCAAAAACTGGGAAAAAGCACCAACCTTCCTATTGTCTCTAAAAGATCCCAGAAAATGAGTAAAGCAACACAACACAGCTAAAACACCTAAAAGCATATTCTGGCAATAAATattaatcaaaaaagaaaatcccAGACTGGATTTTCTCTTGCATTCTAAGCcaaataataaagaaaagtacTTACCCCACCAGATCTCAGATAAGTGAAGCAAAAGGAAAACCCAACaagccaccaccaccagcagcaGATGCAATCATGTTCCTCAATCTCTTGGACTCAAAGTCTTAATCTTTAGGACAGATACCCCAAACCCACCATGTAAAAATGCACAGTCAATTGTGaccaccccaaaaaaaaaaaaaaaaaagagggtaaaGGGCACCCTAAACCCCTAAAAGAAACAATCAGAACAAGGCAGAGAGCGGTAAAGCAAAAGTGAgctctagagagagaaaaagggcaGATGATTATTGATGAGGTGAGACAATGCTAGTGAGAGAAAGCATGCTTGAGATGATAATGAGTGAGGAGTTGAAGACTCCACACACACAAAACTCTCACTCACTCAATCACACACAGAGGGTGAGTGAGACCATTGTTGAAATGAGAGACAAGTGCTGCTCAGTTGCAGTGCATGTCTACTACAAGCCATGCCCCTGAGCTCATCATAtgctctttttcattttttttttctctctctgttcATGTATACAGTATACACTTGGACCAGAGATTTGGCAGCATTGGAGGGAGCACCATATGTGCAGAAAGACTATATTGCCCTTGTCCAGACATAATGATATTCAAATGTTTGAAGGGTAGATTGGGAATTTTAAGGGCATTTGATTAATTGGGCGAAGTATTAGACCTGCACTAATTAATTATAATGGAGTTGGTGTCGTCTATCGGTGCCAGAAATTATTAACTTAACTTATGGGTATTGCTGTTACCAAGGCATTTAAGATGAAGGTTTTACTATAATTAATTTTCAAATCCCATAtattaaataaaacaaagtttAAATCGTGCCCCTTGCAAAAATTACTTTCTACCCCCTCAAACTTGACCTAGAGATTCAATAAGCACACTGTTTCATGAATTTAACAGCGAATGGGAACCTCAACTTCAACTTTCTATAGTTCTTCGGAGCATAACATTCTCATCATAAAACCTTTATGTATGATTGTATGAAGAATTCATTGGCATTGGCCATTAGTTCAGTACGGCAATGAATCATTTGGGCTAGTCTCGTACATTTAGAGTTGAAATGGCAAAAGCATGAAAAGGGTACGGGACACAATGGTAAGTGTGCATgtgcttgattttttttttttgggggtgcATGTGAGGGTCTAGGCGGGAGGAAGCAAATCTGAAACGGTCGGTCACATCACACCTACGGAATATCGTACTCTGTCCTTCACGTAATCCAATTTTGCTCCTGTTTTACCTTTATCAAGTTACCCACGGTGAAACTGCAGGTAAAATGTATTGGTAAGTCTGTAATTAAACTAAATCCATGTGCGCATCTCACAACCGACATAAACGCAAATTCCTTGCTCACGACTTAACTTTAGACATAAACATCGTATGCGGCTTTCATATTCCTTGGGCATCACTTTTAGTGTGTTACTATGAAAGGGATCGAACTAACACTGCATCGGAATTACTTGGACCTTCTTTGAACTTTCTAATCCAGATTCAATCAGAAGGTGCACATGTAGAGGTCTATATTATATTTCAGTAAGGATTAATAAAATGACAATAACATTGTAACTGTAATGTAAGCCAAATATTGGTAAATTGGGAGTGGGTGCCGATTCAGAATAGCCAGTAATGAAGGGTCTGGGCTTTTAACCACTTCACTCCATTTTCAACTGCAAAGTTCTATAAAATTGAGTACCTACTCATAGTCCATTATGCATCAGAACCGTACACCCACCTCAACTAAATCCTTCAGAGTATAATCTACCCAGATTGCAACCATCTCTGTCAGATACTAGTTATTAGTCTTCGTATAGCAAGTGAACTCATTTATGGCAGCAACTGCATATCCGTCACTAATTATGTGCAATTACAAACCGGTATCCATTTTTGGATAAGTTGCTAATAGTGGAGCATAACCTAAGGTACAGAAATAACCTAACAAATTAATGACGGAACATTAAAAGCCAGAATTTCATCAACAAAGTGGAAGCAATAAAAAGAAAACGGGTGCTGAGGCATCACCAATGACATGTCAAATTCCCATACATACTATAACATCATGCAAATCGACGCAGATGCGGTATATGGGTTGAGGAGCAGGTAAAACTATCCATCCTAACCCTCACGATAGAAGGGGTACTAGTATGTGAGGTAACAACTCTGATAAGGTTAAAGCTACAGCAGGGTCAGTGATAGAACCACTGATTAACTTGGACATGAGTATACTACTTTGTACAGAAGTCTACAAGGGACATTTCCTAGCTAAATACACCTAAATTTCTAAATCCAATAAAGGCCGCAACATTGCTACTCAGCATTCTTTGCAGATTCAGAGTTTTCTTCCCTTTTAGACTTACCAAATGATCTTTGTGCCTCTAAGATGGGCATATATGCTTCAGTAGTCTTTTTTATAGTTTCGGGAGCTGCTGTCTTGTCAGATTCACGGGGACTGACCAGCTTCTTCTCAACATCTTCAAATTTAGCAGTGGCCAATGGAACAGTACCAACATTCTTGTTTGAACTTGGTGTGTCAATAGTAAGCATAGAAACTGCATCTCGAGCGGCATACCACATATTACCACAGGCAGTACACTCCAACTGAAACCAATATATCAGCAAATAAATATTCTAATTGCACCAATTAACACACTATAAATTACTCGGACAATAAAACCTTCATATTAAAAGCTTTCTTACCAAAAAGCAGTCATACACGCACACagaataataatagtaataatactAATAcagtttttaaaaaataatactaAAAAGCATATGGAGCTACATGTAGTCATGGCCAAATTCATTTAATATCGTAATAAATAACTAAAAATGCAACCTAAATGCAGTCATTAACAATTTCTTAATAAAACTATCACAGATACATTTGTCACCCCTTGTTCTTAATGTTGCTGCAGATACAAAATGCTTTCACATCTATAGAACCTTCTATTACAATCTACTATCAAAAGTTTCAAAAAGCAACATATAACGCTGGTGAAGTTACCAAATGATAGATGATACGAAGTAACAGTAGAAACCAAGTGGATTAAGGGGAGAAATGCACAGTAAAATGCACAGTCAATTGTGACCCCAGTAGGCATTTTAAATCACTTCTCCACCATGTAAGGATCACCAATAGGCCAATCATAGGTTTTAATGACTCCTATAGGCTATAGCACTCAAGTATTATAGTTTTAAGGGGAGAAGTTACTTGAAATGCCAAAGGGAAGAATTACATCAGGTCTACAACACACCCCTACGACTTGGCATGACTTTCAACTTAACTGGACTTAACTCTCCcagtccaaaaagaaaaaatagacaGGCAAGGGATCAGATAGATTTTTatccattttttctttctgtgctGTAGTGCCAACAACCGACTTATTCCCCAACATTAGCCATTAGTGTTGCTCCCACCAGTGTATCAATCTCGATTTAGAAGGAAAATGTAGTAGCAAAACTTATAATTAATAGCCACTTGCCTCTAGACGCTATTTGGTAACATAATAGAAGTGATggatattttatatttcaaccAGCAAATTTTGGCATATTGAAACAGCAGAACATTCCACGAACATGATTGAGCGCACACTAATAAACAATTTAGAAATGCATTAACCTCGTAGCGAGCACCATGTCCTGCTTGAATGATGTTTCTCACTCCTACTTTGAGCTCCGAACATCTTGTGCAACGCGCATCAGTCATCTGTTTCACAAGTAAGAAGTCAACAATGTACACATAACAAGATTTGAAACAAATTTGAGGTAGCAAATGACGTTACCTGCATACGCTCTGACTCATCAGGCTCCTTCATTGCTCTCTCCTCAGCTGTTAAACCCTCCTGAAATTTGttgaaaaatcatgtttgatgAGTCACGACAAATGAGAACTTTAAAAGAAGGCCATGATTCTATTATCCTTTTTGCACACACCAAGTGTTGACTACTGCAACACCAACGAATAATGATGTTACACTGATCAATGAGACCATACAAGGTGGGGCAAAAAGACACAAGCATATATTTTACTCCTGCACAATTGGAAACCTTTAAAAATATCTGGAGAAGTCGAGTAAACCTACTCCCCAGCTCCCCGGCTGAAGTATAGAAACCAAAAGACTTGCTCAAAGTAATCTTGCCCATACATTTTCCCAGCTAATACAATGCCTATGGAACCTCAAGCAACAAAAGCTTAGAAGCTATGCACTTGCATATATTCCAAGGAGCAAAAACTTAAAACTCtgattgatgaaaaaaaaaaaagaaataggaGCCTACCTACAGTAACTAAATCCTCAAGACATTTTTTTCCCCTTGTCATGCTGCCTCCATACTATATAATACTGAACCACCCATAAATCCAGCTATGATAAAGACCATACCTTTAACTCATCTGGTGACATATTTAGTATAGTTGAAGGCTCTAACTCTCCACTTAGCAGACGGCGGGCTAGCACCACTTGTTTCTGCCAcgataagaaagaaaaaggataaAGACACCAACACTATCAACAATGACTTCCATAGCAATTATCATACAAATTGAAATCTTGTGGACTTCAAACTTTTATTACGAGTTCCAAGTCTATGTCTCTATGAAAAAATGAATACATTTGCATGAGAAACTGTACAGATTCTAACCGAGAGATTGTAGGACAATGACCGCAATTTTTGGTTATACTTCTGGTAATCGGAGGAGAGGGAATCATGTGAGGCCTTCTCCAGAGCAGTAGCTGCACGGACAGCATCATCTGGCCAGTGAAAAGGCTTGCCGCCCTGTCCAAAACAGCAAGTTTACATGTAACTGCATAAGTAATAACATCTCGCTCTTTCTGCCCCTTAACCACTCTAGAAAACCAAAAGGATGCCGAGATGCCATAATCTGAGGAAAACACAGTGTACCTTGAGATTTGTATCCTGACGTCCATTTGCAACATCTGGGGATTTACAGTCAGTTTCATCAGAACCACATTTTCTTTTATCACCTCCGTTCATGCTGTCAGTAGAACTGCATATGAACTGTAGCTCTTTTATAAGCTTCTCCAACCATTTGTCACGATGTGTGTCTCCAGTTAATGCATTGAGCTCAACTAAAATACGATGGTACTCTGAGGAATTAGTCATACAGCTTCCAGGTGTTtcaggtttttgaattttaccAGGCCTAGTTGTTGCTTCTTCCACTCTAGAAACATCAAGGGGTGCTATATTCtttttaatcaaatttcttTTGCTCTTCAATTGATCATCCTGATTAGTAGTTGGATCTCCAATCTCAATATCAGGAAGATCTACCAATCTTCGCATGGTTTTCTGAACTAGTAAGTCAATTTCATGCTGCTTATCTTCTTCATAGTCTCTATCTGTTAGCTTCCAAAGCTTCTTCCCATCGGTGTCATACACCTTTTGCACAATGAATCCAGGATGCTCTTTACGCTTTGGCAGCTGCTTGTGTAAAGGAACAAAATGAACCACACATTTATGCATCACAGATTCTGCTGGACACTCATCACGATGAAAACTATAGAACAGCTCCCTTGTGTCTTGTGACTGCCAGTTTCCACCCCCTTTTTTCTCTGCCTCTTCAGGACGATAAAACCATTGCCCTAACACCACCATGTTCCCATCTTTGAGCTGAGTGATATCCTAAAAACCCAGTTCCAATAGcaagaaaatgaaagataaaTATATTATAAATATGAAGGAAAATGAGAAtcagtgaaaaaaaaatcagaaaggaTGGTATGCTGCCTATATATCTCTAAAGAAAGGACATATCAGGATAAAGAAAAAGGCAAGAATCCACCATAGTACATCCACTTGACACAAACAAGCATGCCAAAAATCCAAGCAGAAGGGTCTATGTAAATAGTCATGGTGAAGACTACGTGAACCACAGGAAAAGAAGTAACATAAAGATACAAAAT contains these protein-coding regions:
- the LOC112178188 gene encoding uncharacterized protein LOC112178188, which translates into the protein MGLEMEFEKNCRVGLSPNTVLPTHRHSCVEKRSTKGRPPRKDDLLSIKEGFVEISFQRYRSTSCKVPSRPVGQEVNIELKRGSIYQNSKEVREIKKMGTAEGRKKIEKSRCSDSSFSYRIVDSLRSSGDESPQNRSSVLSLKPELNVPSAGRPHVEPCSLDSILEICVDLDDREEHSAEALGEDPMRLNLRSDPVAGPLNNGNELLERDEVHKLPKSFSAKLEMLHTPSPSESDRSSSVSSKARFNNLRKMFDPFMKSKSLRSPSYVVEPGGAKTTGMVDMTKSRTYQKSLLPVFANKVQNAGCDSLCINQDNHQSSVASSPVHLHGHLKLQNKHGMPFFEFSLKGSEDVFVARTWKADNGFNWVYTFHAVGGRKKSNASGVGLHGSDRDSSMVGQMPVSCYLCSELRDGAFDNSMVTEFGLYDICHARQIAAEKAHSNCTLDDAKHPKGSNQSTEGATLKLGDGSCPTKVKSQHKSSDSDSPAWPFAALHPGLEIAAIVMQVPFEKRESLKYKRGDKVCDKVPANLLKLSMVEQKNKDDPDKRNSGNLKVIIPSGNHGFPVAESKGPSSLLDRWRLGGGCDCGGWDMSCPLTVLSNPNIQLANNQLFEETQQPLELFVQGSKEKKPALTMTMVEDGQYAVDFHAQLSTLQAFSMCVSILHGTETSTAVTGQEESKQLSQCNSLKVLKEEVKFLIEAVTEGEKKKVAKRVKKIQPSYVLDSPFSPIARV
- the LOC112178189 gene encoding AT-rich interactive domain-containing protein 4B, which produces MGNRRFAQIATSDDEEDDFARQSQQSSEEVPASTRKRKLKRVAEEEEEEERRRSRKKKKKGEEDAETASEGEEEEEEEEDEEDELEAKPIGEMVKISGKGRTRRQHYQAFEYDGNQYELEDPVLLTPSDRREKPYVAIIKDITQLKDGNMVVLGQWFYRPEEAEKKGGGNWQSQDTRELFYSFHRDECPAESVMHKCVVHFVPLHKQLPKRKEHPGFIVQKVYDTDGKKLWKLTDRDYEEDKQHEIDLLVQKTMRRLVDLPDIEIGDPTTNQDDQLKSKRNLIKKNIAPLDVSRVEEATTRPGKIQKPETPGSCMTNSSEYHRILVELNALTGDTHRDKWLEKLIKELQFICSSTDSMNGGDKRKCGSDETDCKSPDVANGRQDTNLKGGKPFHWPDDAVRAATALEKASHDSLSSDYQKYNQKLRSLSYNLSKQVVLARRLLSGELEPSTILNMSPDELKEGLTAEERAMKEPDESERMQMTDARCTRCSELKVGVRNIIQAGHGARYELECTACGNMWYAARDAVSMLTIDTPSSNKNVGTVPLATAKFEDVEKKLVSPRESDKTAAPETIKKTTEAYMPILEAQRSFGKSKREENSESAKNAE